Proteins found in one Bombus terrestris chromosome 1, iyBomTerr1.2, whole genome shotgun sequence genomic segment:
- the LOC100650066 gene encoding ABC transporter F family member 4 isoform X4: MAEITNFGPRKAIFVLAIVIGCFAVLWPKIFYPMFTASVSPHYTSDNSACCDVIFESDVTAADIMYEICQNILKHHQIDPRVRDVLKTVKLTPQGASLCREEILARCGIDLSTFLAERESLGKSYKQVLEEIRSFNSSLCLKIHFGIALSQLGTPHLIRYHILMPHNTIKQERGTPPHAGGLHPALRERGRTIPSSHIVPKVADRPDHVVPKMRPPLGGAGHVVPAPKGNGTMGIIMPLYTSGIVLFFLYTIVKVLRKNSDNEIISEYPGVAAEKEFRKMVFSPEAFATAMTGGTMHYQKERSPSPQRPPTIEELKDPSSFKEILKNKNNTIVQAEHSMIDEEVENIEHSPTVKVIGMETTASCEGKGSRPTTPIIPISQSHIEREKTPPKPIYLEGALPPQCELLVTDSETQAQKAEEDVEAPVVLSGKMTLSLISLDQNAAVSETEDQKIQNTEDTTILNMDDTEKALKIRTTNRKGEVDTELQVNEMKEIYKEKQQQLKGDDQQEQIEEKGGKTEVKEVEGAEEIEKTKGSEEDMGKVKLTDKEESEEEKQTGEEEMDKAVEVKEEEEEEEEEEEEEEEEEEEEEEEEEQEEEEEEEEEQEEEEEEEEEQEEEEEEEEEQEEEEEEEEEEEEEEEVMESEEEKVMESEEEEEESEEEEQGEEEDEEEEREEEEEDDEEEDDDEEKEEVMGSK, encoded by the exons ATGGCTGAAATAACGAATTTCGGTCCAAGAAAGGCGATTTTTGTCCTAGCAATTGTAATCGGGTGTTTTGCAGTATTGTGGCCGAAAATTTTCTATCCTATGTTCACAGCATCTGTCAGTCCACATTATACGTCGGACAATTCGG CATGCTGCGATGTAATCTTTGAAAGTGATGTCACTGCTGCTGATATTATGTATGAAATATGTCAGAATATACTGAAACATCATCAAATTGATCCAAGAGTAAGAGATGTTTTGAAAACTGTAAAATTAACACCACAAGGTGCAAGTTTGTGTAGAGAAGAAATTTTAGCTAGATGTGGTATAgatttatctacatttcttgCTGAAAGAGAAAGCCTGGGAAAATCTTATAAACAAGTTTTAGAAGAAATCAGATCATTTAATAGTTCCCTCTGTCTTAAAATACATTTTGGTATAGCTCTTTCTCAACTAGGAACTCCACATCTAATcagatatcatattttaatgcCGCACA atACCATAAAACAAGAACGAGGTACACCTCCACATGCAGGTGGTTTACATCCTGCATTAAGAGAACGTGGTAGAACTATTCCTTCCTCTCATATTGTACCAAAGGTAGCAGATAGACCTGATCATGTTGTGCCAAAGATGAGACCACCTTTAGGAGGTGCAGGACATGTTGTTCCTGCACCAAAAGGAAATGGTACTATGGGAATTATTATGCCATTATATACTTCGGGCATTGTACTATTTTTCCTATATACAATTGTAAag gtGCTGAGAAAAAATTCGGATAATGAAATCATTTCAGAATATCCAGGAGTTGCAGCGGAGAAAGAATTTCGGAAAATGGTATTTAGTCCTGAAGCTTTTGCTACTGCAATGACTGGTGGTACAATGCATTATCAAAAGGAGAGGTCCCCATCACCACAAAGGCCACCTACCATAGAGGAATTAAAGGACC CTAGTTCCTTTAAAGAAATACTGAAAAATAAG AACAATACCATTGTCCAGGCTGAACATAGTATGATAGATGAAGAAGTAGAAAACATAGAACATTCGCCAACTGTTAAAGTCATAGGTATGGAAACGACAGCTAGTTGTGAGGGTAAGGGTAGTAGACCTACTACTCCTATAATTCCAATTTCACAAAG CCATATTGAGAGAGAAAAAACACCACCAAAACCGATATATTTAGAAGGTGCACTTCCTCCACAATGCGAATTACTTGTAACAGATTCAGAAACACAAGCTCAAAAAGCAGAAGAGGATGTAGAGGCGCCTGTTGTACTTTCGGGCAAAATGACCCTCTCTCTCATCAGTCTCGACCAAAATGCAGCT GTATCTGAGACAGAAGAtcagaaaatacaaaatacagaaGATACAACAATTTTGAATATGGATGATACAGAGAAAGCTCTAAAGATTAGAACAACCAATAGAAAAGGGGAAGTAGATACCGAACTACAAGttaatgaaatgaaagaaatttataaagaaaaacaACAGCAATTAAAAGGTGATGACCAACAAGaacaaatagaagaaaaaggTGGAAAAACAGAGGTAAAAGAAGTTGAAGGAGCAGAAGAGattgaaaagacaaagggaAGTGAAGAAGATATGGGAAAAGTAAAATTAACTGATAAGGAGGAGagtgaagaagaaaaacagaCTGGAGAAGAAGAAATGGATAAAGCTGTAGAAgtgaaggaggaggaggaggaggaggaggaggaagaggaggaggaggaagaggaagaggaggaggaggaggaggaggaggagcaagaggaagaggaggaggaggaggaggagcaagaggaagaggaggaggaggaggaggagcaagaggaagaggaggaggaggaggaggagcaagaggaagaggaggaggaggaggaagaggaggaggaggaggaggaggtgatGGAGAGCGAAGAGGAGAAGGTGATGGAGAgcgaagaggaggaggaggagagcgAGGAAGAAGAGCAGGGGGAGGAAGAGGatgaagaggaagagagagaggaagaagaagaggatgaCGAAGAAGAGGATGACGATGAGGAGAAAGAGGAAGTGATGGGAAGTAAATag
- the LOC100650066 gene encoding histone acetyltransferase KAT6B isoform X1 has product MAEITNFGPRKAIFVLAIVIGCFAVLWPKIFYPMFTASVSPHYTSDNSACCDVIFESDVTAADIMYEICQNILKHHQIDPRVRDVLKTVKLTPQGASLCREEILARCGIDLSTFLAERESLGKSYKQVLEEIRSFNSSLCLKIHFGIALSQLGTPHLIRYHILMPHNTIKQERGTPPHAGGLHPALRERGRTIPSSHIVPKVADRPDHVVPKMRPPLGGAGHVVPAPKGNGTMGIIMPLYTSGIVLFFLYTIVKVLRKNSDNEIISEYPGVAAEKEFRKMVFSPEAFATAMTGGTMHYQKERSPSPQRPPTIEELKDQAAGDIEIDQLRRRLVETEAAMERIVVQMGNISRSVMHSPSPQQELKNNTIVQAEHSMIDEEVENIEHSPTVKVIGMETTASCEGKGSRPTTPIIPISQSHIEREKTPPKPIYLEGALPPQCELLVTDSETQAQKAEEDVEAPVVLSGKMTLSLISLDQNAAVSETEDQKIQNTEDTTILNMDDTEKALKIRTTNRKGEVDTELQVNEMKEIYKEKQQQLKGDDQQEQIEEKGGKTEVKEVEGAEEIEKTKGSEEDMGKVKLTDKEESEEEKQTGEEEMDKAVEVKEEEEEEEEEEEEEEEEEEEEEEEEEQEEEEEEEEEQEEEEEEEEEQEEEEEEEEEQEEEEEEEEEEEEEEEVMESEEEKVMESEEEEEESEEEEQGEEEDEEEEREEEEEDDEEEDDDEEKEEVMGSK; this is encoded by the exons ATGGCTGAAATAACGAATTTCGGTCCAAGAAAGGCGATTTTTGTCCTAGCAATTGTAATCGGGTGTTTTGCAGTATTGTGGCCGAAAATTTTCTATCCTATGTTCACAGCATCTGTCAGTCCACATTATACGTCGGACAATTCGG CATGCTGCGATGTAATCTTTGAAAGTGATGTCACTGCTGCTGATATTATGTATGAAATATGTCAGAATATACTGAAACATCATCAAATTGATCCAAGAGTAAGAGATGTTTTGAAAACTGTAAAATTAACACCACAAGGTGCAAGTTTGTGTAGAGAAGAAATTTTAGCTAGATGTGGTATAgatttatctacatttcttgCTGAAAGAGAAAGCCTGGGAAAATCTTATAAACAAGTTTTAGAAGAAATCAGATCATTTAATAGTTCCCTCTGTCTTAAAATACATTTTGGTATAGCTCTTTCTCAACTAGGAACTCCACATCTAATcagatatcatattttaatgcCGCACA atACCATAAAACAAGAACGAGGTACACCTCCACATGCAGGTGGTTTACATCCTGCATTAAGAGAACGTGGTAGAACTATTCCTTCCTCTCATATTGTACCAAAGGTAGCAGATAGACCTGATCATGTTGTGCCAAAGATGAGACCACCTTTAGGAGGTGCAGGACATGTTGTTCCTGCACCAAAAGGAAATGGTACTATGGGAATTATTATGCCATTATATACTTCGGGCATTGTACTATTTTTCCTATATACAATTGTAAag gtGCTGAGAAAAAATTCGGATAATGAAATCATTTCAGAATATCCAGGAGTTGCAGCGGAGAAAGAATTTCGGAAAATGGTATTTAGTCCTGAAGCTTTTGCTACTGCAATGACTGGTGGTACAATGCATTATCAAAAGGAGAGGTCCCCATCACCACAAAGGCCACCTACCATAGAGGAATTAAAGGACC AAGCGGCAGGAGACATAGAGATAGATCAACTGAGACGACGTTTGGTCGAGACGGAAGCAGCCATGGAAAGAATTGTTGTTCAGATGGGCAACATATCACGTTCAGTTATGCATAGTCCAAGCCCACAACAAGAACTCAAG AACAATACCATTGTCCAGGCTGAACATAGTATGATAGATGAAGAAGTAGAAAACATAGAACATTCGCCAACTGTTAAAGTCATAGGTATGGAAACGACAGCTAGTTGTGAGGGTAAGGGTAGTAGACCTACTACTCCTATAATTCCAATTTCACAAAG CCATATTGAGAGAGAAAAAACACCACCAAAACCGATATATTTAGAAGGTGCACTTCCTCCACAATGCGAATTACTTGTAACAGATTCAGAAACACAAGCTCAAAAAGCAGAAGAGGATGTAGAGGCGCCTGTTGTACTTTCGGGCAAAATGACCCTCTCTCTCATCAGTCTCGACCAAAATGCAGCT GTATCTGAGACAGAAGAtcagaaaatacaaaatacagaaGATACAACAATTTTGAATATGGATGATACAGAGAAAGCTCTAAAGATTAGAACAACCAATAGAAAAGGGGAAGTAGATACCGAACTACAAGttaatgaaatgaaagaaatttataaagaaaaacaACAGCAATTAAAAGGTGATGACCAACAAGaacaaatagaagaaaaaggTGGAAAAACAGAGGTAAAAGAAGTTGAAGGAGCAGAAGAGattgaaaagacaaagggaAGTGAAGAAGATATGGGAAAAGTAAAATTAACTGATAAGGAGGAGagtgaagaagaaaaacagaCTGGAGAAGAAGAAATGGATAAAGCTGTAGAAgtgaaggaggaggaggaggaggaggaggaggaagaggaggaggaggaagaggaagaggaggaggaggaggaggaggaggagcaagaggaagaggaggaggaggaggaggagcaagaggaagaggaggaggaggaggaggagcaagaggaagaggaggaggaggaggaggagcaagaggaagaggaggaggaggaggaagaggaggaggaggaggaggaggtgatGGAGAGCGAAGAGGAGAAGGTGATGGAGAgcgaagaggaggaggaggagagcgAGGAAGAAGAGCAGGGGGAGGAAGAGGatgaagaggaagagagagaggaagaagaagaggatgaCGAAGAAGAGGATGACGATGAGGAGAAAGAGGAAGTGATGGGAAGTAAATag
- the LOC100650066 gene encoding ABC transporter F family member 4 isoform X2, with product MAEITNFGPRKAIFVLAIVIGCFAVLWPKIFYPMFTASVSPHYTSDNSACCDVIFESDVTAADIMYEICQNILKHHQIDPRVRDVLKTVKLTPQGASLCREEILARCGIDLSTFLAERESLGKSYKQVLEEIRSFNSSLCLKIHFGIALSQLGTPHLIRYHILMPHNTIKQERGTPPHAGGLHPALRERGRTIPSSHIVPKVADRPDHVVPKMRPPLGGAGHVVPAPKGNGTMGIIMPLYTSGIVLFFLYTIVKVLRKNSDNEIISEYPGVAAEKEFRKMVFSPEAFATAMTGGTMHYQKERSPSPQRPPTIEELKDLDGPPKSKGLAGVDRSSKNNTIVQAEHSMIDEEVENIEHSPTVKVIGMETTASCEGKGSRPTTPIIPISQSHIEREKTPPKPIYLEGALPPQCELLVTDSETQAQKAEEDVEAPVVLSGKMTLSLISLDQNAAVSETEDQKIQNTEDTTILNMDDTEKALKIRTTNRKGEVDTELQVNEMKEIYKEKQQQLKGDDQQEQIEEKGGKTEVKEVEGAEEIEKTKGSEEDMGKVKLTDKEESEEEKQTGEEEMDKAVEVKEEEEEEEEEEEEEEEEEEEEEEEEEQEEEEEEEEEQEEEEEEEEEQEEEEEEEEEQEEEEEEEEEEEEEEEVMESEEEKVMESEEEEEESEEEEQGEEEDEEEEREEEEEDDEEEDDDEEKEEVMGSK from the exons ATGGCTGAAATAACGAATTTCGGTCCAAGAAAGGCGATTTTTGTCCTAGCAATTGTAATCGGGTGTTTTGCAGTATTGTGGCCGAAAATTTTCTATCCTATGTTCACAGCATCTGTCAGTCCACATTATACGTCGGACAATTCGG CATGCTGCGATGTAATCTTTGAAAGTGATGTCACTGCTGCTGATATTATGTATGAAATATGTCAGAATATACTGAAACATCATCAAATTGATCCAAGAGTAAGAGATGTTTTGAAAACTGTAAAATTAACACCACAAGGTGCAAGTTTGTGTAGAGAAGAAATTTTAGCTAGATGTGGTATAgatttatctacatttcttgCTGAAAGAGAAAGCCTGGGAAAATCTTATAAACAAGTTTTAGAAGAAATCAGATCATTTAATAGTTCCCTCTGTCTTAAAATACATTTTGGTATAGCTCTTTCTCAACTAGGAACTCCACATCTAATcagatatcatattttaatgcCGCACA atACCATAAAACAAGAACGAGGTACACCTCCACATGCAGGTGGTTTACATCCTGCATTAAGAGAACGTGGTAGAACTATTCCTTCCTCTCATATTGTACCAAAGGTAGCAGATAGACCTGATCATGTTGTGCCAAAGATGAGACCACCTTTAGGAGGTGCAGGACATGTTGTTCCTGCACCAAAAGGAAATGGTACTATGGGAATTATTATGCCATTATATACTTCGGGCATTGTACTATTTTTCCTATATACAATTGTAAag gtGCTGAGAAAAAATTCGGATAATGAAATCATTTCAGAATATCCAGGAGTTGCAGCGGAGAAAGAATTTCGGAAAATGGTATTTAGTCCTGAAGCTTTTGCTACTGCAATGACTGGTGGTACAATGCATTATCAAAAGGAGAGGTCCCCATCACCACAAAGGCCACCTACCATAGAGGAATTAAAGGACC tAGATGGGCCTCCAAAGTCCAAAGGCCTGGCAGGGGTTGATCGCTCATCTAAG AACAATACCATTGTCCAGGCTGAACATAGTATGATAGATGAAGAAGTAGAAAACATAGAACATTCGCCAACTGTTAAAGTCATAGGTATGGAAACGACAGCTAGTTGTGAGGGTAAGGGTAGTAGACCTACTACTCCTATAATTCCAATTTCACAAAG CCATATTGAGAGAGAAAAAACACCACCAAAACCGATATATTTAGAAGGTGCACTTCCTCCACAATGCGAATTACTTGTAACAGATTCAGAAACACAAGCTCAAAAAGCAGAAGAGGATGTAGAGGCGCCTGTTGTACTTTCGGGCAAAATGACCCTCTCTCTCATCAGTCTCGACCAAAATGCAGCT GTATCTGAGACAGAAGAtcagaaaatacaaaatacagaaGATACAACAATTTTGAATATGGATGATACAGAGAAAGCTCTAAAGATTAGAACAACCAATAGAAAAGGGGAAGTAGATACCGAACTACAAGttaatgaaatgaaagaaatttataaagaaaaacaACAGCAATTAAAAGGTGATGACCAACAAGaacaaatagaagaaaaaggTGGAAAAACAGAGGTAAAAGAAGTTGAAGGAGCAGAAGAGattgaaaagacaaagggaAGTGAAGAAGATATGGGAAAAGTAAAATTAACTGATAAGGAGGAGagtgaagaagaaaaacagaCTGGAGAAGAAGAAATGGATAAAGCTGTAGAAgtgaaggaggaggaggaggaggaggaggaggaagaggaggaggaggaagaggaagaggaggaggaggaggaggaggaggagcaagaggaagaggaggaggaggaggaggagcaagaggaagaggaggaggaggaggaggagcaagaggaagaggaggaggaggaggaggagcaagaggaagaggaggaggaggaggaagaggaggaggaggaggaggaggtgatGGAGAGCGAAGAGGAGAAGGTGATGGAGAgcgaagaggaggaggaggagagcgAGGAAGAAGAGCAGGGGGAGGAAGAGGatgaagaggaagagagagaggaagaagaagaggatgaCGAAGAAGAGGATGACGATGAGGAGAAAGAGGAAGTGATGGGAAGTAAATag
- the LOC100650066 gene encoding eukaryotic translation initiation factor 5B isoform X3, with protein sequence MAEITNFGPRKAIFVLAIVIGCFAVLWPKIFYPMFTASVSPHYTSDNSACCDVIFESDVTAADIMYEICQNILKHHQIDPRVRDVLKTVKLTPQGASLCREEILARCGIDLSTFLAERESLGKSYKQVLEEIRSFNSSLCLKIHFGIALSQLGTPHLIRYHILMPHNTIKQERGTPPHAGGLHPALRERGRTIPSSHIVPKVADRPDHVVPKMRPPLGGAGHVVPAPKGNGTMGIIMPLYTSGIVLFFLYTIVKVLRKNSDNEIISEYPGVAAEKEFRKMVFSPEAFATAMTGGTMHYQKERSPSPQRPPTIEELKDHGPPKSKGLAGVDRSSKNNTIVQAEHSMIDEEVENIEHSPTVKVIGMETTASCEGKGSRPTTPIIPISQSHIEREKTPPKPIYLEGALPPQCELLVTDSETQAQKAEEDVEAPVVLSGKMTLSLISLDQNAAVSETEDQKIQNTEDTTILNMDDTEKALKIRTTNRKGEVDTELQVNEMKEIYKEKQQQLKGDDQQEQIEEKGGKTEVKEVEGAEEIEKTKGSEEDMGKVKLTDKEESEEEKQTGEEEMDKAVEVKEEEEEEEEEEEEEEEEEEEEEEEEEQEEEEEEEEEQEEEEEEEEEQEEEEEEEEEQEEEEEEEEEEEEEEEVMESEEEKVMESEEEEEESEEEEQGEEEDEEEEREEEEEDDEEEDDDEEKEEVMGSK encoded by the exons ATGGCTGAAATAACGAATTTCGGTCCAAGAAAGGCGATTTTTGTCCTAGCAATTGTAATCGGGTGTTTTGCAGTATTGTGGCCGAAAATTTTCTATCCTATGTTCACAGCATCTGTCAGTCCACATTATACGTCGGACAATTCGG CATGCTGCGATGTAATCTTTGAAAGTGATGTCACTGCTGCTGATATTATGTATGAAATATGTCAGAATATACTGAAACATCATCAAATTGATCCAAGAGTAAGAGATGTTTTGAAAACTGTAAAATTAACACCACAAGGTGCAAGTTTGTGTAGAGAAGAAATTTTAGCTAGATGTGGTATAgatttatctacatttcttgCTGAAAGAGAAAGCCTGGGAAAATCTTATAAACAAGTTTTAGAAGAAATCAGATCATTTAATAGTTCCCTCTGTCTTAAAATACATTTTGGTATAGCTCTTTCTCAACTAGGAACTCCACATCTAATcagatatcatattttaatgcCGCACA atACCATAAAACAAGAACGAGGTACACCTCCACATGCAGGTGGTTTACATCCTGCATTAAGAGAACGTGGTAGAACTATTCCTTCCTCTCATATTGTACCAAAGGTAGCAGATAGACCTGATCATGTTGTGCCAAAGATGAGACCACCTTTAGGAGGTGCAGGACATGTTGTTCCTGCACCAAAAGGAAATGGTACTATGGGAATTATTATGCCATTATATACTTCGGGCATTGTACTATTTTTCCTATATACAATTGTAAag gtGCTGAGAAAAAATTCGGATAATGAAATCATTTCAGAATATCCAGGAGTTGCAGCGGAGAAAGAATTTCGGAAAATGGTATTTAGTCCTGAAGCTTTTGCTACTGCAATGACTGGTGGTACAATGCATTATCAAAAGGAGAGGTCCCCATCACCACAAAGGCCACCTACCATAGAGGAATTAAAGGACC ATGGGCCTCCAAAGTCCAAAGGCCTGGCAGGGGTTGATCGCTCATCTAAG AACAATACCATTGTCCAGGCTGAACATAGTATGATAGATGAAGAAGTAGAAAACATAGAACATTCGCCAACTGTTAAAGTCATAGGTATGGAAACGACAGCTAGTTGTGAGGGTAAGGGTAGTAGACCTACTACTCCTATAATTCCAATTTCACAAAG CCATATTGAGAGAGAAAAAACACCACCAAAACCGATATATTTAGAAGGTGCACTTCCTCCACAATGCGAATTACTTGTAACAGATTCAGAAACACAAGCTCAAAAAGCAGAAGAGGATGTAGAGGCGCCTGTTGTACTTTCGGGCAAAATGACCCTCTCTCTCATCAGTCTCGACCAAAATGCAGCT GTATCTGAGACAGAAGAtcagaaaatacaaaatacagaaGATACAACAATTTTGAATATGGATGATACAGAGAAAGCTCTAAAGATTAGAACAACCAATAGAAAAGGGGAAGTAGATACCGAACTACAAGttaatgaaatgaaagaaatttataaagaaaaacaACAGCAATTAAAAGGTGATGACCAACAAGaacaaatagaagaaaaaggTGGAAAAACAGAGGTAAAAGAAGTTGAAGGAGCAGAAGAGattgaaaagacaaagggaAGTGAAGAAGATATGGGAAAAGTAAAATTAACTGATAAGGAGGAGagtgaagaagaaaaacagaCTGGAGAAGAAGAAATGGATAAAGCTGTAGAAgtgaaggaggaggaggaggaggaggaggaggaagaggaggaggaggaagaggaagaggaggaggaggaggaggaggaggagcaagaggaagaggaggaggaggaggaggagcaagaggaagaggaggaggaggaggaggagcaagaggaagaggaggaggaggaggaggagcaagaggaagaggaggaggaggaggaagaggaggaggaggaggaggaggtgatGGAGAGCGAAGAGGAGAAGGTGATGGAGAgcgaagaggaggaggaggagagcgAGGAAGAAGAGCAGGGGGAGGAAGAGGatgaagaggaagagagagaggaagaagaagaggatgaCGAAGAAGAGGATGACGATGAGGAGAAAGAGGAAGTGATGGGAAGTAAATag
- the LOC100650066 gene encoding protein Ycf2 isoform X5, with amino-acid sequence MAEITNFGPRKAIFVLAIVIGCFAVLWPKIFYPMFTASVSPHYTSDNSDTIKQERGTPPHAGGLHPALRERGRTIPSSHIVPKVADRPDHVVPKMRPPLGGAGHVVPAPKGNGTMGIIMPLYTSGIVLFFLYTIVKVLRKNSDNEIISEYPGVAAEKEFRKMVFSPEAFATAMTGGTMHYQKERSPSPQRPPTIEELKDQAAGDIEIDQLRRRLVETEAAMERIVVQMGNISRSVMHSPSPQQELKNNTIVQAEHSMIDEEVENIEHSPTVKVIGMETTASCEGKGSRPTTPIIPISQSHIEREKTPPKPIYLEGALPPQCELLVTDSETQAQKAEEDVEAPVVLSGKMTLSLISLDQNAAVSETEDQKIQNTEDTTILNMDDTEKALKIRTTNRKGEVDTELQVNEMKEIYKEKQQQLKGDDQQEQIEEKGGKTEVKEVEGAEEIEKTKGSEEDMGKVKLTDKEESEEEKQTGEEEMDKAVEVKEEEEEEEEEEEEEEEEEEEEEEEEEQEEEEEEEEEQEEEEEEEEEQEEEEEEEEEQEEEEEEEEEEEEEEEVMESEEEKVMESEEEEEESEEEEQGEEEDEEEEREEEEEDDEEEDDDEEKEEVMGSK; translated from the exons ATGGCTGAAATAACGAATTTCGGTCCAAGAAAGGCGATTTTTGTCCTAGCAATTGTAATCGGGTGTTTTGCAGTATTGTGGCCGAAAATTTTCTATCCTATGTTCACAGCATCTGTCAGTCCACATTATACGTCGGACAATTCGG atACCATAAAACAAGAACGAGGTACACCTCCACATGCAGGTGGTTTACATCCTGCATTAAGAGAACGTGGTAGAACTATTCCTTCCTCTCATATTGTACCAAAGGTAGCAGATAGACCTGATCATGTTGTGCCAAAGATGAGACCACCTTTAGGAGGTGCAGGACATGTTGTTCCTGCACCAAAAGGAAATGGTACTATGGGAATTATTATGCCATTATATACTTCGGGCATTGTACTATTTTTCCTATATACAATTGTAAag gtGCTGAGAAAAAATTCGGATAATGAAATCATTTCAGAATATCCAGGAGTTGCAGCGGAGAAAGAATTTCGGAAAATGGTATTTAGTCCTGAAGCTTTTGCTACTGCAATGACTGGTGGTACAATGCATTATCAAAAGGAGAGGTCCCCATCACCACAAAGGCCACCTACCATAGAGGAATTAAAGGACC AAGCGGCAGGAGACATAGAGATAGATCAACTGAGACGACGTTTGGTCGAGACGGAAGCAGCCATGGAAAGAATTGTTGTTCAGATGGGCAACATATCACGTTCAGTTATGCATAGTCCAAGCCCACAACAAGAACTCAAG AACAATACCATTGTCCAGGCTGAACATAGTATGATAGATGAAGAAGTAGAAAACATAGAACATTCGCCAACTGTTAAAGTCATAGGTATGGAAACGACAGCTAGTTGTGAGGGTAAGGGTAGTAGACCTACTACTCCTATAATTCCAATTTCACAAAG CCATATTGAGAGAGAAAAAACACCACCAAAACCGATATATTTAGAAGGTGCACTTCCTCCACAATGCGAATTACTTGTAACAGATTCAGAAACACAAGCTCAAAAAGCAGAAGAGGATGTAGAGGCGCCTGTTGTACTTTCGGGCAAAATGACCCTCTCTCTCATCAGTCTCGACCAAAATGCAGCT GTATCTGAGACAGAAGAtcagaaaatacaaaatacagaaGATACAACAATTTTGAATATGGATGATACAGAGAAAGCTCTAAAGATTAGAACAACCAATAGAAAAGGGGAAGTAGATACCGAACTACAAGttaatgaaatgaaagaaatttataaagaaaaacaACAGCAATTAAAAGGTGATGACCAACAAGaacaaatagaagaaaaaggTGGAAAAACAGAGGTAAAAGAAGTTGAAGGAGCAGAAGAGattgaaaagacaaagggaAGTGAAGAAGATATGGGAAAAGTAAAATTAACTGATAAGGAGGAGagtgaagaagaaaaacagaCTGGAGAAGAAGAAATGGATAAAGCTGTAGAAgtgaaggaggaggaggaggaggaggaggaggaagaggaggaggaggaagaggaagaggaggaggaggaggaggaggaggagcaagaggaagaggaggaggaggaggaggagcaagaggaagaggaggaggaggaggaggagcaagaggaagaggaggaggaggaggaggagcaagaggaagaggaggaggaggaggaagaggaggaggaggaggaggaggtgatGGAGAGCGAAGAGGAGAAGGTGATGGAGAgcgaagaggaggaggaggagagcgAGGAAGAAGAGCAGGGGGAGGAAGAGGatgaagaggaagagagagaggaagaagaagaggatgaCGAAGAAGAGGATGACGATGAGGAGAAAGAGGAAGTGATGGGAAGTAAATag
- the LOC125384680 gene encoding mitochondrial inner membrane protease subunit 2: MKVRHFFAGILIGIPIGITFLDTVGYIAKVEGVSMQPTLNPDERNPDYVFLNRRAVRTQNIQRGEIVTVKSPKTPEQILIKRVVGLSGDIVRTHGYKADILQIPEGHCWVEGDHIGRSMDSNTFGPISLGLITAKATSIVWPPSRWRYLYPSMTNHNFPLNSPKVPAR; encoded by the exons ATGAAAGTACGACATTTCTTTGCGGGTATCCTTATAGGCATCCCTATCGGGATCACTTTTTTGGATACAGTTGGTTACATAGCCAAAGTAGAAGGAGTTTCTATGCAGCCAACCTTAAACCCTGATGAAAGAAATCCTGATTATGTTTTTTTGAATCGTCGAGCAGTTCGTACACAAAATATTCAACGCGGCGAAATAGTAACTGTAAAATCTCCAAAAACTCCAGAACAAATTTTGATTAAGCGAGTTGTAGGACTTTCTGGAGACATTGTACGCACACATGGCTATAAAGCAGACATTCTACAG ATACCTGAAGGTCATTGTTGGGTAGAAGGTGACCATATTGGACGTTCCATGGACTCTAATACTTTTGGACCAATTTCTCTTGGATTGATAACTGCTAAAGCTACTTCCATAGTTTGGCCACCTAGCCGTTGGCGATATCTTTATCCTTCTATGACAAATCATAATTTTCCACTAAATTCACCAAAAGTACCCGCTAGATAG